In Myxocyprinus asiaticus isolate MX2 ecotype Aquarium Trade chromosome 32, UBuf_Myxa_2, whole genome shotgun sequence, one genomic interval encodes:
- the med9 gene encoding mediator of RNA polymerase II transcription subunit 9 → MTSPFLQANMATTGPTVEEAEDNSFLPIIHEIIKCMDKDSPDVHQELNKLKSKIQETREQISAMPGIDMSPAVQENKLRTLREQVRTKNQLLQKYKSLCMFDIPKPS, encoded by the exons ATGACGTCGCCATTCCTCCAGGCAAACATGGCTACTACTGGACCGACGGTAGAGGAGGCTGAAGATAATTCTTTTTTACCcattattcatgagattatcAAATG TATGGACAAAGACAGTCCGGACGTGCACCAGGAACTGAACAAACTGAAAAGCAAGATCCAAGAGACTCGGGAGCAGATCTCAGCTATGCCGGGCATCGACATGAGTCCTGCGGTACAAGAGAATAAACTCCGCACTCTGAGAGAACAAGTCCGGACCAAGAACCAGCTTCTGCAGAAATATAAGAGCCTGTGTATGTTTGACATTCCCAAACCATCGTGA
- the rasd1 gene encoding dexamethasone-induced Ras-related protein 1, whose product MIKKMSPSENEFDIPAKNCYRMVILGSTKVGKTAIVSRFLNGRFEEQYTPTIDDFHRKLYSIKGDVYQLDILDTSGNHPFPAMRRLSILTGDVFILVFSLDNRESFHEVQRLKQQIYETKSCLKNKTKENVDVPLVICGNKGDREFYREVQREEIEQLIAGDEQCAYFEISAKRNTNVDLMFQRLFTLAKLPNEMSPDLHRKVSVQFCDILHKKSFKNKKVKDGDAYGVVAPFARRPSVHSDLMYIKEKAIGGGQAKDKERCIIS is encoded by the exons ATGATTAAGAAAATGAGTCCATCGGAGAATGAGTTTGACATCCCAGCGAAAAACTGCTACAGGATGGTCATTCTCGGATCCACCAAAGTTGGCAAAACCGCTATAGTGTCCCGCTTTCTGAACGGACGTTTTGAGGAGCAGTACACGCCGACGATAGACGACTTTCACAGGAAACTCTACAGCATCAAAGGAGATGTGTATCAACTGGACATTTTGGATACTTCAGGGAATCATCCGTTCCCAGCTATGAGGAGACTGTCCATTCTGACAG GTGATGTTTTCATCCTGGTCTTCAGTTTGGACAACCGGGAGTCATTTCACGAGGTGCAACGGCTGAAACAGCAGATCTACGAGACCAAGTCCTGTCTTAAAAACAAGACCAAAGAGAACGTGGACGTCCCGCTGGTCATCTGCGGAAACAAGGGCGACCGCGAGTTCTACCGCGAAGTTCAGCGCGAGGAGATCGAGCAGCTCATCGCTGGAGACGAGCAGTGCGCGTACTTCGAGATCTCCGCCAAGAGGAACACTAACGTCGACTTGATGTTTCAAAGACTCTTCACCTTAGCCAAACTACCCAACGAGATGAGCCCGGACCTACACCGCAAAGTTTCCGTGCAGTTCTGTGACATTCTTCACAAAAAGTCTTTCAAAAACAAGAAGGTGAAGGACGGCGACGCGTATGGCGTCGTGGCGCCTTTCGCGCGCCGCCCCAGCGTGCACAGTGACTTGATGTACATCAAAGAGAAGGCGATAGGAGGCGGCCAGGCGAAGGACAAAGAGAGATGCATCATTAGCTAA